A part of Clostridia bacterium genomic DNA contains:
- the trmFO gene encoding methylenetetrahydrofolate--tRNA-(uracil(54)-C(5))-methyltransferase (FADH(2)-oxidizing) TrmFO, whose protein sequence is MEKRVLIIGAGLAGSEAAWQLAKRGVDVTLVEMRGIKTTPAHKTDLFSELVCSNSLGSDRLENASGLLKDEMRMLDSIILKAADSNRIPAGDALAVDRTNFSRQITDILSNNNNISITNKEMRQIPEDENVIIATGPLTSDSLVDNIIELTGEKCLYFFDAAAPVITRDSIDFEKAFWGSRYNRGDDYINCPMNEKEYEKFWTELVNAETAKLRDFEKPSVFEGCMPVEVMAKRGDKTLLFGPLKPVGFEYRFKDDKPPHAIVQLRRDNIEGTLFNMVGFQTNLKWGEQKRVFRLIPGLENAEFVRYGVMHRNTFIDSPRLLKPTMQMKTDDNIFFAGQLTGVEGYVESAASGLVAGINMYRFIHHKAPIIFPKETGIGALCGYITDPHLLDFQPMNINFGILPSPNKKIRDKKNRRIQVSRNSLFVLSEFINQLD, encoded by the coding sequence ATGGAAAAACGAGTACTAATAATCGGAGCCGGTTTAGCCGGGTCAGAAGCTGCATGGCAGCTCGCGAAAAGAGGGGTAGATGTTACTCTTGTTGAAATGCGGGGGATCAAGACTACTCCTGCACATAAGACAGATTTGTTTTCTGAACTTGTTTGCAGCAATTCATTGGGTTCAGATAGGCTGGAAAATGCTTCAGGATTATTAAAAGATGAGATGAGGATGCTAGACTCGATAATCTTAAAAGCTGCGGATTCAAACAGAATCCCGGCAGGTGATGCATTGGCGGTGGATAGGACGAATTTTTCAAGACAAATCACAGATATTTTGTCAAACAATAATAATATAAGCATAACAAATAAAGAGATGCGCCAAATACCTGAAGATGAAAATGTAATAATTGCTACAGGACCTTTAACATCAGATTCATTAGTGGATAACATAATTGAGCTTACTGGGGAAAAATGCCTCTATTTTTTTGATGCTGCTGCTCCAGTTATTACAAGGGATTCTATTGATTTTGAGAAGGCATTTTGGGGATCGAGATATAATAGGGGCGATGATTATATCAATTGTCCAATGAATGAAAAAGAGTATGAAAAATTTTGGACTGAGCTGGTAAATGCAGAAACAGCAAAATTAAGAGATTTTGAGAAACCTTCAGTGTTTGAAGGCTGTATGCCGGTGGAAGTAATGGCTAAAAGAGGCGATAAAACATTGTTGTTTGGCCCGCTAAAGCCTGTGGGTTTTGAATATCGCTTTAAGGATGATAAACCACCACACGCTATAGTACAACTCAGGCGAGATAATATAGAAGGCACTCTTTTTAATATGGTAGGTTTTCAGACAAATCTAAAATGGGGTGAGCAAAAGAGAGTGTTCCGTTTGATACCGGGGTTAGAGAATGCTGAATTTGTTAGATATGGGGTTATGCATAGGAACACATTTATAGATTCTCCCCGTTTACTTAAACCTACAATGCAGATGAAGACAGACGATAATATATTTTTTGCAGGCCAGCTGACAGGGGTGGAAGGGTATGTAGAATCTGCTGCAAGTGGTTTAGTTGCCGGGATAAATATGTATCGATTTATACATCATAAGGCTCCTATAATATTTCCAAAAGAGACTGGAATAGGTGCCCTTTGTGGATATATTACTGATCCACATTTGCTTGATTTTCAGCCTATGAATATTAACTTTGGGATACTTCCCAGTCCAAATAAAAAGATAAGGGATAAAAAAAATAGGCGTATACAGGTTTCACGTAATTCATTGTTTGTATTGAGTGAATTTATCAATCAATTGGATTAA